The Micromonospora violae DNA segment ACGCCGCCAGCCTGGATCTGCCGACCATGCTGCGGTCGCTCGCCGGTCTGCACCCGCGCGAGGCCGTCCGGGCGTTGGCCGACGCCGTCCTGAAGGTCAGCGGACCGACGCTGGCTGACGACGCCACCCTGTTCATCGTCGACTGGCACGGCGGGCACAGCGAGGACCGCCACACCAGCGCCGGCGCCGACCAGGCACGCGCCAGCACCGCGCTGCCCGACTGACTACCGGCCCGCCGTGTCGGTGGGACGCACATCCGCTTCCGCCGCCGGCACGCTGTCGTAGACGTCGATAGCCCGGTCCACCGACGTGACCGCCAGCACGCTGCGCACAGCGGGCTGCACCGCGGCCAGGCACAACCGCCCCCCGACATCCCGCAGCGCCTTGAACATCGCCACCAGCGTGCCCAGCCCGCTGGAGTCCATGAATCCCACCCCGGCGAAATCCACCACAATGTGCCGGTCGCCGCCGTCGACCAGCCGTTGCAGACCGTCGCGCAGCTGCGGGGACGTCGCCATGTCCAGCTCGCCGCGCACCTCCAGCACGGTGCAACCCCGCCCCGGCCGGACCGACATCAGCAGATCCACGGCATCCTCCCCACCCATGATCCCGCTCAGCCTAGTGCGCGAACAGGTGAACCGCCGTTTGCCGGCGTAGGTCGAACCTCACCGTTTCGTCGGCAACCCAGCCGCGCTCAGTTTCGCCAGCCACTCGGTCAGTTCGCCAGGCGAAATATCCGGCGGCCATCGTTGGTCGTTTCTACAGGTCGCCGGGTGTGCCCGTGGCGGCGAACACCTCGACCGTGTCACGTAGCCGGTCGAGAAATTCCGTCAGATCAGGTGCCACCACGTCGCATCGCGGGTCATCGCCGCGGTAGACGCCAGCGACGGTCTCGCCGACCGCCGGTCCGGCGTGTGATCGCCGCACTCGCTCGGCGCCCCGAGGGCTCGGATCAGCGCGCCGGCTCGGCGGGGAGCCGATGCCGGCGAATCAACCGCTGCCCGATGAAGGTCCGCCAGACCCGGTCCGCGACGGTCGGTTCGACAATCCAGAGCCGACGCTGTGCCTCGGCGAGGGTGAGCGGCGCGCTGAAGAGATCCAGGAACAGCCGGCTGCTGCGGTTGAGGGCGAACACCTGACCGTCGACCCGGCGGAACAGGTGCCGGTCCGCCGGCAGGTCGCCCGGGGTGCCCTCCTGCTCGTCGGACCGGATCCGCCGGTACGCCTCCCAGACCTGCTCGTCGTCGCGGTCCACGAAGGCGCCGTTGGCGAGGAACTCGGTCTGGTCGTCGGTGTCGTGCCGGACCCGGTCGTTGGCGAGAACGCCGCGTACCGCCGTGCCGTACCGGTCGTGGTAGAAGAACGTGTGCGGGGTGTCGGTGCTGCCCAGCCACGGACGGTGGTAGTGCCCGGGGTTCAGGCCAGCCTTGGCCTGGGCGATCTCGGCCTGCGCCGCCTCGGTCACCGGCTCGTCGTAGCGGAGCATCCGGACGATGTCCGACCCTTCCACCGGCCGCACGTTGGTGATGCCGAACCGGTCGGGTTCCTTGGCGACGATGGCGCCCGGGGTGAGCATGAAGTCACCGAGCCCGCCGAGGGTCCACAGGTCCGGGTTGTCGCGCAGGAAGGTGATGCTGTCCAGCGCCTCCTCGCGGGTCTCGGTGGGGAAACCGGTGAAGCCCATCATCTGCACACCGATGTTGGCCTTGGTCATCGCGGTCATGGTGCGGCGTACCTGCTCCGGCTTCGTGCCCTTGTCGATCAGGTCGAGGATGCGCTGGTTGCCGGACTCGAAGCCGACCGAGATGGCCACGCAGCCGCTGCGCCGCAGCAACTCGCAGCGCTCGTCCGACCAGTACTTCTCCAGCCGGATCTCGGCACCCCAGCGGAAGTCCAGCCCTCGCTCGACGACCTGCTCGGCGAAGCGCAGGATGGTCGCGGGAGCGAGCACGTCGACCGAGAAGTAGATGAACTTGGCGAACTTCGACAACTCGGTGACGTCCGCGATCATGGTGCTCACCGTGTCCTGCCGCCATGGGCTGGTGGGACCGTCGGTGTTCAGCCCGTAGTCGCAGAACGTGCACTTGTTCCAGTAGCAGCCCCGGGTCGGCGAGTAGTAGACGAACCGCTCCGGGCTGAGGTAGAGGTCCCAGGGCAGGCCGGAGAAGTCCGGCACCGGCACCTGCGCCAGGCGTTCGTAGCGCAGGGGCAGGTGACGCTGGCGGCCGTACTTGGGGTGCAGCCGGACGTTGGGGTGCCCGGCCGGGAGGGTGCCGGCCGCCACCGCGTCCAGGATCTCCGTGTACGCGCTCTCCCCCTCGCCGACCACGATGGCGTCGAAGTCGGCCAGCACCTGGAAGACGTACTCCGGTTTGCTGGCGCACTTCCAGACGTCGGAGATCTCCGTGCCGCCCGCGATGAGGAAGACGTCCGGGCAGGCCTGCCGGACGAGTCGGGCGATCCAGAGCGCGAACGGCAGCTGCCACTGGTAAGTGGCGCTGATGCCGATCACCTGGTGCCCACCGGCGGCCAGCCGGGGGATCAGCACGTCCTCGTAGTACGGCAGGAAGGGCCGGTTGAGCCGAGCGAGCAGCGCCTCGTCGGTCAGCGCGGCCACCGAGCCGATCGAGATCATCGGCGGCGGGTGGAGCCGGAAGCCGGCGTGGAACTGCCCGGGGAACCCGACCGTGCCGAGCGCGTCCATCCACGAGATCACGCCGTCGACAGCGTCCTGGTAGTGCCGGTAGTCGTAGAACAGTGTCGGGTCCTGCAGGACCGCAACCGACCGACGTAGCCGCTCCGGATCCGGGTCGGGCAGGCCGAGTTGGTTCGCGCGGGCCATCAGCGCGTCCGGGCCGCTGAGGTCGTCGATCGAGAGCCGGGACAGCTCCTTGCGAAGCCAGTCGTACGCCGATGGGGTGTACGAGTGGTGGAACGCCTCGATGTTGGCGTCGATGATCTCCGCCGGCCGGTGTCCCTGGGCCCGGGCGTACGAATCGAGGTAGTTCAGGGAGTGGTATCCCGAGGTGGGATCGGTCAGCGGGGGGTAGATCAGTGCCGCCTTCACCGTGCCGCTCATCGATGCCTCCTCAGCCGACCCGGGCCGCTGAACCGGCCAGGGTGTCCTCCTGCGCTTGCGTGCCCACCGCTGGCAGTCGCGGGGCACCGAACGCCTTGACGTATGCGACCAACGGTTCGGCGGCGTACCGGAACGCCGCGAGGTCGACGAAGCCCCGGTCCCACGCCGCCGCTTCCACCTCGTCGACGGCACAGCCCCACAGCCGGGCGAAGCACGCGTCGACGATCTCGGTGCGGAAGTGCAGCCGACCACCCGGGCGGCGATTCCCCGTCGTACGCGGGACGAGCGTCTCGTTCAGCGACGCCGCCGTCGCCGCGACCTGCCGCGCCGCGGTGAGCATCGCGGGGGTACGCAACGGCGCCGCGACCATCCACAGCGCCAAACTGCGGTACGGCGTGGTGCCGAACGCCCGCACCAGCAGCCGCAGCACCGCCTCGCGGTCGTCGAGACCCCGTTCCCGGTCGGTCAGCCAGTCCCACCCGCTCCGCGGCGCACCGATCAGCCCGCGCCGACGGGCGACCTCGCCGGCGCGCTCCTCGACCATCGGGTCGGCGATGTCGACCTCGGCCAGCCCGGCCAGCACCCCCCGCCGGTGCCAGGTCGCCGACTCGGGATGCAGCAGCATCAGCACCGCGGCGGCCTCCCGGTCGCTGGCCCAGTGCCCGCCGACCGACTCGCCGGCGAACCGCGAGCGCCAGCTGTCGAGGAAGCGGGTGTGCAGGTTGTCGATCGGCTGGTCACCGGCGTGCGCTGGGCACAGCTCCGGAGCGTTGTCCGCCGCCATCGACAGCAGCATCCGCGCGTCGGCGCCCTTGGTGTCGCAGGGGTCCTGCCGGTGCCAGGTCAGGAACCGGTCCACCATGGCTGCCGCCTCGGGTGGTGCGCTGCGCTCCAGCGCCCGGTACGACCGCCGCCGGAACGGCAGGTCCCGGCCGATGGTCAGCAGCAGCGCAGCCTCGGCGTCGCTGAGCGCGCCGGCCGCGACGGCGCGGCGCAGCGCGACCCTGATGTTCACCAGGGGGACGCTCAAGGCGCGGTGGCCTTCCTCGGCGGGCCCGTGCACGACGGCGACCTCGTCGTCGCCCGTGACGACCCCGTCGCGGTAGAGCTGGAACACCTCGCCCACACCACGCATACCGAACGGCCACAGCTCGGCGGCGCGCAGTGCGCCCATGCTGGCGGCCCCGGCCACGGTCACGCCACGGTCCAGCAGGTCGAGGATCTCCCGGTGGCGGACCGGCGGGTGTTGCAGGAAGAACCCGTCGATGACGAGGACCCGGTCGCCGGGGGCGACGTCGAGGCGGAGCAGGTCGCCGTGCGCGACGGGCGGCAGCACCACCGCGTCGGGCAGCAGCCGACCGACCTCGTCGACCGGCAGGCTCGGACCGATGAAGACGACGTCAGTCACGGGGCACTCCCGGTCGGGTACTCAGGGCCCGCTCGTCGAACATCCGCAGGCCGGGGGCGAAAACCTTGCTCACCGGTATGCCGATGTCGTCGTGGGTCAGGTCGACGCTGAACGGCTCGACGCCGGTGACCCGCTGCACCCGCGACGCCAGTTCGCGCAGCACCTGGGTCACGTCCCCGACCGGTGGCGGGTCCCGGCGGACCGGCCGGACGGGCCGGTCGACGGTGGGCGGCGGCACCGGCGGACCGCCGACATCCTGGTACGCGGTGGCGTCGATGTCGTCCCGGGCTCCGGAGACCATGACCAGCCGCGATTGCGCTGCCTCCGCCATGGCGCGACCGACGGCGATCTCCGGGTCCAGGTGGCAGCCGAAGCCGCCGAAGGTGACCGGCAGGTCCTCCGACCAGATCGAGGCGGCGTAGCAGGGTACGTCGACGGCGTTGGTGATGTCGCAGACCTCCACCCAGCAACCGGCCCGCAGCAGTGCGTCGTGCACCGTGCGGGTCATCGCGTTGGTGGCGGTGCCCGGGTCGGCGTAGGTGCGCTCGGCCAGCGGTGCGGTGCAGTACGGGGCGATGCAGTCGCGTTCGACGACCTCCAGCAGAGCGTGCAGGCTGGCCTCGGCGAAGGTGTTCCCGGTGGCCAGCCCGTTGCTGCTGGGGGTGAACAGAGCGCGGTCCCAGCCACGCCGGATGGTGAAATCGAGTTCGATGGTGGCGCGGGGCACCAGGCAACCTGTGCCGGTCACCAGCCCACGGCCAGCCACCCAGTCGAGCTCGACGGCAGGGGTCAGGGGAGACCGTTCCGCCAGGTGCAGCCACCGGACGTCGTAGGGCAGGTCGAGCGCCTCGGCCGGGGACCGGACGACGGTCCCCGGCCGGAGGTTCTCGGCATGCCAGGACTCGATGCTCTCCATGACCGCGCTGACCCGGGCCTGCATCGCCGTGGCGCCGGTGCCGACGCTCACCGCCATGGTGGCTCCCACCGGCCGGTAGGCGACGTGCACCGGTAGGCCGATCTCGTCGAGCCGGGTGATGTCGGCGACCCGGGTGATCCGGAACCGGTCGAGCAGGTGTCCGACCCGCTCCCAGGTCTGCTCCACGGTGGCCGTCCGGTAGGTGCCGGATCGGAAGGCGATGGTCTCGGTCGTGTCAGTCATCGAGGCTCCCGGCGGGGGGTGGGGAACTCAGAGGATGAGGACGGCGATGATGTTGACGTTGTTGTCGGCGATGGGGGCCACGCCGCCGGCGACCGTCTCCAGCTCGGCCTCGGTGAGCTCGTTGAGGTCGACCAGCGGCACCTCGGGCACGTGCAGGATGTGCAGGCCGGGCGTGCCGGCCCAGTCGGCGACGATCTGGTCCTTGGTGTAGAGCGTGGCGGGCTGGGCGCGGTCGACCTCGACCCGGGCTCCGGGGGTGACCGGCAGGCCGGCCGCGGTCGCGTAGCCGGTCGGGTCGGCGAGCAGGCGCTGCAGTTCCTCGTCGCTGCGCCACACTGCGGTGACCAGTTCCGAGTATTTGGTCACGAACCTCGCGCCATATTCCTGTTCGTCGTTGCTCATCGTTCGGTCCTTTCCTCGGGTGGCTGTAAGACGGGGTGTGAGCGCCGTGGCGAGAACGCTACGAAGATCGAGCTTCGACAATCAACGATTTCGGCTGACTGCCATCAGAATCTGCCGCGCCGACCAATGGGCGGCAGACTTCGGTGTCAGGTGCAGCAGCACGGGCAGCAGCAGGCGCAGCTGGGGTCCAGCCCGGCGACGACGCTGTCCAGTTCGTCCTCGGCCAATTCCGCCTGAGCCACCGGCAGCAGCGACGGCACGAAGAGCACGAACGTGCCGGTGCTGCCGGCCTGTTGCCAGGACTCGATCTGCACCTCCAGGTCCGGATCGGCGTCGGTGACGTCCCGGACGACCCGGACCTGCACGTCCTCGGACAGCTGGAGCCCGTAGCCGGCGAGGAAGCCGCGCGGGTCCCGGTCGAGCGCCTGTTCCTTGGCCGGGTCGGCCCAGACGTCGGCGACCAGCCGGCTGTACGCGGCCACGAAGACCGCTCGATCGACAGGTGTCACACCCTGCTCCCTTCGATGGTCGACCGCCCCGGGGCGGCGACAGGCAGCGCGGGAGGTTCCGGGCCGCCGGTTTCGTTTCATCGTGGGTCACCGGTGGATCCGGTCCGCCCGGAGAGCGGGAATTTCATCGAATGTGGCCGCGAAAAGGTCGCGCTGCGGCGAAAGTCGGGTAATTGGGAATCAGCGACTTGCGGCGGATGGTGATCCTAATGATTGTCACCACATTGGACAAGTAGTAATTCCTCGCCTGTTACCCGCCCGGTGCCCAGCCTTACGCTGCGATCGGCGGACCGCCCAGCGTGACAGCGGTTCGACGGGGTTGTCGTGTTCCGTCACCGAGTGCTGCCGGAGGCCACCGTGACCATCGACGAGGTGACGACGACGCCCGGCGGCCCGGTCGGGTACAGCGTGGAGGAGCTCGCCCGCAAGGTGGGGATGTCGCCGCGCAACATCCGAGCCCACCAGGCCCGCCGTTTGCTGCCCCCACCGGTGCGGCACGGTCGGGCCGCGCTCTATGACGACTCCCATGTCCGCCGACTGGACGCGATCCTCGCCCTGCAACGACAGGGCTTCAACCTGGTGTCCATCGAGGCGATGCTCGGGGTCCGGGCCAGTGACGAGGCGCCCGACGGGCTCACCGCGATGCTGCAACGCCTGACCGCCGACCGTCCCGCGCTGGCCCACGCGCTGACCCGGCACGGCGTGATCGGCCGGACCACCGACGGCACCGTCCGCACCGTCCGGCCCCGCCCGCTGCGCGCCGCCCTGGACCTGCATCGGGTCCGAGTGGGTACGGTGCCGGCCCTGCAAACCCTCAGCGAGGTGCTGGACAGCCTCCGGCCGGTCGCCGACGAGCTGGTCGCCGCCGTCACCGCCCGGCTGCTGACCCTCGCCCCGGAGCTGGTACGCAGCGACGCCCGGTCGTCCTGGGCCGATCTCGACCGGGAAACCCTGTTGCTGACCCAGGGCGTGGTCAACGTGCTCACCGAGGCGTTCCGGCTCGCCGTGGAGAACCAGTCGGAGGCGCACATCGCCGAGCTGCTGGAGAACCACCTCGACGCGGACGTGTGCCTGGAGGACAGCACTGTCATCGACATCGGCTGACCGGCTGTCAGCTGGTGGCGGGCTGGCCGTCCGCCCGCTGGTTCTCCGGCACTGTGTCGGACCGTTCCGGTTCGGTGAGCAGTTGCCGCCGCGCCAACCGGTGGAACAGCCCCTCGGGTTGGTTCATCAACTCGTCGAAGGTGCCCCGCTGGACGATCCGCCCGGCGTCCAGGACGACGATGGTGTCCGCCGCACGGACCGTGGACAACCGGTGGGCGATGACCACCCGGGTCGCGGCCAGGGCCGCGGTGCTCCGGCTGACCACCTCCTGGGTCCGGTTGTCCAGGGCGCTCGTCGCCTCGTCGAGGAAGATGATCCGGGGTAGCGGGGCCAGCGCGCGGGCGATCAGCACCCGTTGCCGCTGCCCGACGGAGAGCGTCCCGCCGCCGAACGGCACCATCGTGCTCATCCCCATCGGCAGCGCCTCCAGGTCGTCGGCGAGGCCGGCCATCCGCGCCGCTTCCCAGACCTGGTCGAGGGGGAAGCTGCCGGCGCCGCAGATGTTGTCGCGTACCGAGCCGGCGAAGAGCTGACCGTCCTGCAGGACCACGCCGCACTGCCTGCGGACCGCGTGCACGTCGAGTTCGGAGAGGTCCTGGCCGTCGTAGAGCACGGCGCCCTGCTGCTGGCGTTCAAAGCCGAGCAGCAACCGCAGCAGTGTGGACTTCCCGCAGCCACTCGGTCCGACGATGGCGACGAACTCACCCGGGCGGACGTGCAGGTCGATGTCGGTGAGCACCGGCGGGTCGTCCGGCTGGTAGGCGAAGGTGAGCCGGTGCAGCGCGATCTCGCCGCGCAACTCGCCCGGGTCCACCCGGTCCGGCCGTGCCTCGGGGTCGGCGCGCAGGATCTCCCGCAGGCTGCCCAGTCGGGGCACCGCCGCGATCACCTCGACCCCGGCCGACACCAGCACCAACAGCGCGCCCAGCAGCATCGCGAAACCAACGTTGAGGATGAAGAAGTCGGCCGGCGCGACCCGACCGGCGAGTGGCCCCATCAGCACGGCGAACAGGACCAGTTGACCGGCGATCGGCAGCACGGTGCCGAAGGCGACCAGGCCCGCCTGACTCTGCCGGACCCGTTGCAGCGCCGCTCGGGCCGTCGCGGTCACCTCCGACCAGCGTGCGTGGGCACGGGTTTCGGCGGCCGCTAGTTTGATCTTGACGATGCCGCCGAGCAACTGGTTGGTCA contains these protein-coding regions:
- a CDS encoding TfuA-like protein — translated: MTDVVFIGPSLPVDEVGRLLPDAVVLPPVAHGDLLRLDVAPGDRVLVIDGFFLQHPPVRHREILDLLDRGVTVAGAASMGALRAAELWPFGMRGVGEVFQLYRDGVVTGDDEVAVVHGPAEEGHRALSVPLVNIRVALRRAVAAGALSDAEAALLLTIGRDLPFRRRSYRALERSAPPEAAAMVDRFLTWHRQDPCDTKGADARMLLSMAADNAPELCPAHAGDQPIDNLHTRFLDSWRSRFAGESVGGHWASDREAAAVLMLLHPESATWHRRGVLAGLAEVDIADPMVEERAGEVARRRGLIGAPRSGWDWLTDRERGLDDREAVLRLLVRAFGTTPYRSLALWMVAAPLRTPAMLTAARQVAATAASLNETLVPRTTGNRRPGGRLHFRTEIVDACFARLWGCAVDEVEAAAWDRGFVDLAAFRYAAEPLVAYVKAFGAPRLPAVGTQAQEDTLAGSAARVG
- a CDS encoding MerR family transcriptional regulator produces the protein MFRHRVLPEATVTIDEVTTTPGGPVGYSVEELARKVGMSPRNIRAHQARRLLPPPVRHGRAALYDDSHVRRLDAILALQRQGFNLVSIEAMLGVRASDEAPDGLTAMLQRLTADRPALAHALTRHGVIGRTTDGTVRTVRPRPLRAALDLHRVRVGTVPALQTLSEVLDSLRPVADELVAAVTARLLTLAPELVRSDARSSWADLDRETLLLTQGVVNVLTEAFRLAVENQSEAHIAELLENHLDADVCLEDSTVIDIG
- a CDS encoding B12-binding domain-containing radical SAM protein, which codes for MSGTVKAALIYPPLTDPTSGYHSLNYLDSYARAQGHRPAEIIDANIEAFHHSYTPSAYDWLRKELSRLSIDDLSGPDALMARANQLGLPDPDPERLRRSVAVLQDPTLFYDYRHYQDAVDGVISWMDALGTVGFPGQFHAGFRLHPPPMISIGSVAALTDEALLARLNRPFLPYYEDVLIPRLAAGGHQVIGISATYQWQLPFALWIARLVRQACPDVFLIAGGTEISDVWKCASKPEYVFQVLADFDAIVVGEGESAYTEILDAVAAGTLPAGHPNVRLHPKYGRQRHLPLRYERLAQVPVPDFSGLPWDLYLSPERFVYYSPTRGCYWNKCTFCDYGLNTDGPTSPWRQDTVSTMIADVTELSKFAKFIYFSVDVLAPATILRFAEQVVERGLDFRWGAEIRLEKYWSDERCELLRRSGCVAISVGFESGNQRILDLIDKGTKPEQVRRTMTAMTKANIGVQMMGFTGFPTETREEALDSITFLRDNPDLWTLGGLGDFMLTPGAIVAKEPDRFGITNVRPVEGSDIVRMLRYDEPVTEAAQAEIAQAKAGLNPGHYHRPWLGSTDTPHTFFYHDRYGTAVRGVLANDRVRHDTDDQTEFLANGAFVDRDDEQVWEAYRRIRSDEQEGTPGDLPADRHLFRRVDGQVFALNRSSRLFLDLFSAPLTLAEAQRRLWIVEPTVADRVWRTFIGQRLIRRHRLPAEPAR
- a CDS encoding STAS domain-containing protein, which encodes MDLLMSVRPGRGCTVLEVRGELDMATSPQLRDGLQRLVDGGDRHIVVDFAGVGFMDSSGLGTLVAMFKALRDVGGRLCLAAVQPAVRSVLAVTSVDRAIDVYDSVPAAEADVRPTDTAGR
- a CDS encoding YcaO-like family protein codes for the protein MTDTTETIAFRSGTYRTATVEQTWERVGHLLDRFRITRVADITRLDEIGLPVHVAYRPVGATMAVSVGTGATAMQARVSAVMESIESWHAENLRPGTVVRSPAEALDLPYDVRWLHLAERSPLTPAVELDWVAGRGLVTGTGCLVPRATIELDFTIRRGWDRALFTPSSNGLATGNTFAEASLHALLEVVERDCIAPYCTAPLAERTYADPGTATNAMTRTVHDALLRAGCWVEVCDITNAVDVPCYAASIWSEDLPVTFGGFGCHLDPEIAVGRAMAEAAQSRLVMVSGARDDIDATAYQDVGGPPVPPPTVDRPVRPVRRDPPPVGDVTQVLRELASRVQRVTGVEPFSVDLTHDDIGIPVSKVFAPGLRMFDERALSTRPGVPRD
- a CDS encoding class IIb bacteriocin, lactobin A/cerein 7B family; its protein translation is MSNDEQEYGARFVTKYSELVTAVWRSDEELQRLLADPTGYATAAGLPVTPGARVEVDRAQPATLYTKDQIVADWAGTPGLHILHVPEVPLVDLNELTEAELETVAGGVAPIADNNVNIIAVLIL